A single genomic interval of Streptomyces graminofaciens harbors:
- a CDS encoding NADH:flavin oxidoreductase, with translation MTTASTASATSRAAEILSRPVSINGLTVPNRIAMAPMTRAFSPGGVPGADVASYYGRRAAAGVGLIVTEGTYVGHETAGDHESVPRFHGEEQLAGWAKVVEAVHAGGGTIVPQLWHIGTERSQGKLFPEAPVLGPSGLRGDGSTPEGGRAMTSADLDEVVAAFARAAADAERIGMDGVELHGAHGYLIDQFLWARTNRRTDAYGGDLASRAKFAAEVVAAVRAAVSASFPVIFRFSQWKLGAYDARLADTPEELEALLTPLAAAGVDAFHASTRRYWEPEFDGSDLNLAGWTKKLTGRPTITVGSVGLEGDVTGAYQGQGSEVRGIDDLLDSLEAERFDLVAVGRALLQDPEWAAKVLDGRFGELTAFEAAAMGSLS, from the coding sequence GTGACCACCGCTTCCACCGCCTCCGCCACCTCCCGCGCCGCCGAGATACTGTCCCGGCCGGTCTCGATCAACGGTCTGACCGTGCCGAACCGCATCGCCATGGCGCCCATGACGCGGGCCTTCTCGCCGGGTGGTGTGCCCGGGGCGGATGTCGCCTCGTACTACGGGCGGCGGGCGGCCGCCGGAGTGGGGCTGATCGTCACCGAGGGGACGTATGTCGGGCACGAGACGGCCGGTGACCACGAGTCCGTGCCCCGGTTCCACGGGGAGGAGCAGCTCGCGGGGTGGGCGAAGGTCGTCGAGGCGGTGCACGCGGGCGGCGGCACGATCGTCCCGCAGTTGTGGCACATCGGCACGGAGCGCTCGCAGGGCAAGCTGTTCCCCGAGGCCCCGGTCCTCGGCCCGTCCGGTCTGCGGGGTGACGGCAGTACGCCGGAGGGTGGCCGGGCCATGACCTCGGCCGACCTGGACGAGGTCGTCGCGGCCTTCGCCAGGGCCGCCGCCGACGCCGAGCGCATCGGCATGGACGGCGTCGAACTGCACGGCGCCCACGGCTATCTGATCGACCAGTTCCTCTGGGCGCGCACCAACCGCCGTACGGACGCCTACGGCGGTGACCTCGCCTCCCGTGCGAAGTTCGCGGCGGAGGTCGTGGCGGCCGTGCGGGCGGCGGTGTCCGCGTCGTTCCCCGTCATCTTCCGCTTCTCGCAGTGGAAGCTCGGCGCGTACGACGCGAGGCTCGCCGACACCCCCGAGGAGCTGGAGGCGCTGCTGACCCCGCTCGCGGCGGCCGGTGTCGACGCCTTCCACGCCTCCACGCGCCGCTACTGGGAGCCGGAGTTCGACGGCTCCGACCTCAACCTCGCGGGCTGGACGAAGAAGCTCACCGGCAGGCCCACCATCACCGTCGGCTCGGTCGGCCTCGAAGGTGACGTCACCGGGGCGTACCAGGGCCAGGGCTCCGAGGTCCGGGGCATCGACGATCTGCTGGACAGCCTGGAGGCGGAGCGGTTCGACCTCGTCGCCGTGGGCCGGGCGCTGCTCCAGGACCCGGAGTGGGCGGCGAAGGTGCTCGACGGGCGCTTCGGAGAGCTGACGGCGTTCGAGGCGGCGGCGATGGGCTCGCTCAGCTGA
- a CDS encoding helix-turn-helix domain-containing protein, whose amino-acid sequence MPGPKDLDPSSSPRALLGAELRHAREKAGLSQEDLGQRLFVSGSFVGQLEAAVRRMQPEIARLIDVALNTDDFFSRNCLALAKSRYPEHFAAAAEAEAEATAIREYAPTLIPGLIQTPAYARAVNRGFAPTASEETIDEWVDGRVARARLLDDPTKPLLWVVLDEAALRRETGGRAVMAEALTHVASLARKSRVIVQVLPFNAGAHTAMEGALKLMDFEEAPPLVYFEGPRIGRLEDDPALVSQLKLTFELLAASALPPENSLALIEALAQDYIHEEHP is encoded by the coding sequence ATGCCCGGACCGAAGGACCTCGACCCGTCGTCGTCACCCCGCGCCCTGCTGGGCGCCGAGCTGCGCCACGCGAGAGAGAAGGCGGGGCTGAGCCAGGAGGATCTGGGCCAGCGGTTGTTTGTGAGCGGGTCGTTCGTGGGGCAGTTGGAGGCGGCCGTACGACGTATGCAGCCCGAGATCGCCCGCCTCATCGACGTGGCCCTCAACACGGACGACTTCTTCTCGCGGAACTGCCTGGCACTGGCCAAGTCTCGCTATCCCGAGCACTTCGCAGCGGCAGCGGAGGCTGAAGCAGAGGCCACTGCGATCAGGGAGTACGCACCGACGCTGATCCCTGGCCTGATCCAAACGCCCGCGTACGCACGGGCCGTGAACCGTGGATTCGCCCCAACGGCATCAGAGGAGACCATCGACGAGTGGGTGGACGGCCGGGTTGCCCGGGCCCGCCTGCTCGATGATCCAACGAAACCGCTGCTGTGGGTGGTGCTTGACGAAGCGGCGCTGCGCCGGGAGACCGGCGGCCGAGCCGTGATGGCGGAGGCACTGACCCACGTTGCGAGCCTGGCCCGCAAGAGCCGGGTCATCGTGCAGGTACTGCCCTTCAACGCGGGCGCCCACACTGCGATGGAGGGCGCGCTGAAGTTGATGGACTTCGAGGAAGCCCCTCCGCTCGTCTACTTCGAGGGCCCCCGCATCGGGCGGCTGGAGGACGATCCGGCCCTCGTCTCCCAGCTCAAGCTCACCTTCGAACTCCTCGCGGCCTCCGCCCTCCCGCCGGAGAACTCTCTGGCTCTCATCGAGGCGTTGGCGCAGGATTACATCCATGAGGAACATCCCTGA
- a CDS encoding glycosyltransferase: protein MRVVLSTYGSRGDVEPLVGLAVRLRELGAEVRLCAPPDEDFARRLADVGVPLLPFGPSARALTKAAPQLPPSGLPRRAAEIIAGQLDVLPAAAEGCDVLVAAAGILPAVAGARSVAEKLGIPSVCVTFQQLTLPSPGRRPLAYPGRPLPEDVTDNRVLWDLDAQHINTLFGEALNTNRASIGLPPVDDVRSYVYGDRPWLATDPTLDPWQETPGLDVVQTGAWSLPDERPLPAELLTFLEAGEAPVYVGFGSMPMHESADVAQVAVEAVRAQGRRVLVARGWADLTLIDGQDDCFAVGEANHQALFARVAAVVHHGGAGTTATATRAGAPQVVVPQLADQPYWAGRVADLGIGAAHDGPTPTYESLSAALDIALAPKTRTRATEVAGAMLTDGATVAAKRLLDAVA, encoded by the coding sequence ATGCGTGTGGTGTTGTCGACCTACGGGTCGCGGGGGGACGTCGAACCGCTGGTGGGACTCGCGGTGCGGCTGCGGGAACTCGGCGCGGAGGTAAGGCTGTGCGCGCCGCCGGACGAGGATTTCGCGCGGCGGCTGGCCGATGTCGGCGTACCACTGCTGCCATTCGGCCCGTCGGCGCGCGCGCTGACGAAGGCGGCGCCGCAGCTGCCGCCGTCGGGCCTGCCCCGGCGCGCGGCCGAGATCATCGCCGGCCAGTTGGACGTGCTCCCCGCGGCGGCCGAGGGATGTGACGTGCTCGTGGCGGCGGCCGGCATACTGCCCGCCGTCGCGGGCGCGCGCTCGGTGGCCGAGAAGCTGGGCATCCCCTCCGTGTGCGTGACCTTCCAGCAGCTCACCCTGCCGTCACCGGGCCGTCGGCCGCTGGCCTACCCGGGTCGCCCCCTCCCGGAGGACGTCACGGACAACCGGGTGCTGTGGGACCTCGACGCCCAGCACATCAACACGCTGTTCGGCGAGGCGCTCAACACCAACCGGGCGTCGATCGGCCTGCCCCCGGTGGACGACGTCCGCTCGTACGTCTACGGCGACCGGCCCTGGCTGGCCACGGACCCGACCCTGGACCCGTGGCAGGAGACACCGGGCCTCGACGTCGTACAGACCGGCGCGTGGAGTCTGCCGGACGAACGCCCGCTCCCCGCCGAGCTGTTGACGTTCCTGGAGGCCGGCGAAGCACCGGTGTACGTCGGCTTCGGCAGCATGCCCATGCATGAGTCGGCGGACGTCGCCCAGGTGGCCGTCGAGGCGGTCCGCGCGCAGGGCCGCCGCGTACTCGTCGCCCGTGGCTGGGCCGACCTGACCCTGATCGACGGCCAGGACGACTGCTTCGCCGTCGGCGAGGCCAACCACCAGGCGCTGTTCGCCCGGGTCGCCGCCGTCGTGCACCACGGCGGCGCGGGCACCACGGCGACGGCCACGCGGGCGGGCGCTCCGCAGGTGGTGGTACCGCAGTTGGCGGACCAGCCGTACTGGGCGGGCCGGGTCGCCGACCTGGGCATCGGCGCCGCGCACGACGGCCCGACCCCGACGTACGAGTCCCTGTCAGCCGCGCTGGACATCGCCCTGGCGCCGAAGACGCGTACACGGGCGACCGAGGTGGCCGGGGCGATGCTCACGGACGGGGCGACGGTCGCGGCGAAGCGGCTGCTCGACGCGGTCGCCTAA
- a CDS encoding superoxide dismutase family protein has protein sequence MARHKLTLRNKRLVAAGAAVAAVAGGLGVAATAGASETTETNPATKRPVEKVVVRAVLAPAATAQVSPAVTYNTELAPVAARVQVKEELRRDGGTRIELRLRDLVADRTYGAHVHTKPCGKLPADAGPHYQDEVDPKQPSVDPKYANPENEVWLDVNTNKDGSARSVAVVDWRFREGGARSVVLHEMATSTHEGHAGTAGARLACVNVPFK, from the coding sequence ATGGCACGACACAAGCTCACCCTCAGGAACAAGCGCCTCGTGGCGGCGGGTGCCGCCGTCGCCGCGGTCGCCGGCGGCCTCGGCGTTGCGGCCACCGCGGGCGCCAGCGAGACCACCGAGACGAACCCGGCGACCAAGCGGCCCGTGGAGAAGGTCGTCGTCCGGGCGGTGCTCGCTCCGGCGGCGACCGCGCAGGTCTCGCCGGCGGTCACCTACAACACCGAACTGGCGCCGGTGGCCGCGCGCGTGCAGGTCAAGGAGGAGTTGCGGCGCGACGGCGGGACCCGGATCGAGCTGCGGCTGCGGGACCTCGTCGCCGACCGTACGTACGGCGCCCATGTCCACACCAAGCCGTGCGGGAAGCTGCCCGCGGACGCGGGTCCGCACTACCAGGACGAGGTCGATCCGAAGCAGCCGTCCGTCGACCCGAAGTACGCCAACCCCGAGAACGAGGTGTGGCTCGACGTGAACACCAACAAGGACGGCTCGGCGCGTTCCGTCGCCGTCGTGGACTGGCGGTTCCGGGAGGGCGGGGCGCGTTCCGTGGTCCTGCACGAGATGGCCACGTCCACGCACGAGGGGCATGCCGGGACGGCGGGGGCGCGGCTGGCCTGCGTGAACGTACCGTTCAAGTAG
- a CDS encoding SecDF P1 head subdomain-containing protein, with product MAVRLRVVGVMCLVALVGGCGGSSDSAGSGGSPGVHGSAAARSPQVVVTFAPESGAPSTPAALKRTAELIRDRAEAAGLGETEVTVEGGQITVTGPVARQKSLESLGEPAELGFRPVLSQAAAAGGEDECRAAADASPSEPITACGEYQGTRYTYELEPVAVPGTDVADAEAAFDKNSGTGWFVKLEFTSAGAQKFTDVTGRLATQTSPNNQFAIVLDGTVLSAPQVNTAITGGKAEISGTFTKREAQELAAHLSTGALPVRLTTASVSRILPN from the coding sequence ATGGCTGTACGTCTTCGGGTCGTCGGGGTGATGTGTCTCGTCGCGCTGGTGGGCGGGTGCGGTGGGTCGAGCGATTCCGCGGGGTCGGGTGGCTCGCCCGGGGTTCACGGCTCGGCTGCCGCGCGGTCGCCCCAGGTCGTCGTGACCTTCGCGCCCGAGAGCGGTGCGCCCTCGACCCCCGCGGCTTTGAAGCGGACCGCCGAGTTGATCCGCGACCGGGCGGAGGCGGCCGGGCTGGGGGAGACCGAGGTCACCGTCGAGGGCGGGCAGATCACGGTGACGGGACCGGTGGCCCGGCAGAAGTCGTTGGAGTCCCTCGGGGAACCGGCCGAGTTGGGGTTCCGTCCGGTGCTGAGCCAGGCCGCGGCGGCCGGGGGTGAGGACGAGTGCCGGGCTGCGGCGGACGCGTCGCCTTCGGAGCCGATCACCGCGTGCGGGGAGTATCAGGGCACCCGCTACACGTACGAACTCGAACCGGTCGCCGTGCCCGGCACGGACGTGGCCGACGCGGAGGCGGCGTTCGACAAGAACAGTGGGACGGGCTGGTTCGTGAAGCTGGAATTCACCTCGGCGGGCGCGCAGAAGTTCACCGACGTCACCGGGCGGCTGGCCACACAGACCTCGCCGAACAACCAGTTCGCCATCGTCCTCGACGGCACCGTGTTGTCCGCCCCGCAGGTGAACACCGCGATCACCGGCGGCAAGGCCGAGATCTCCGGCACCTTCACCAAGCGGGAGGCGCAGGAACTGGCGGCCCACCTGTCCACGGGCGCGCTTCCGGTACGGCTGACGACGGCGAGCGTGTCGCGGATCCTGCCGAACTGA
- a CDS encoding DUF397 domain-containing protein, with translation MRNIPDHDLSSAVWHKSSYSGGGGGNCLEVADGLPVISVRDSKTPLGPALVFRAEAWASFVEDLKRS, from the coding sequence ATGAGGAACATCCCTGACCACGACCTGAGCAGCGCCGTATGGCACAAGTCCAGCTACAGCGGCGGTGGCGGCGGCAACTGCCTGGAAGTCGCCGACGGCCTCCCCGTCATCTCCGTCCGCGACTCAAAAACCCCCCTCGGCCCGGCGCTCGTGTTCCGGGCCGAGGCGTGGGCCTCCTTCGTCGAAGATCTCAAGAGGTCCTAG
- the murQ gene encoding N-acetylmuramic acid 6-phosphate etherase, whose translation MPSLPPDVSPDHLSVRAELESLTTEAFRPELADIDQLPTLDIAKLMNGEDAAVPAAVAAQLPLIAAAIDAIAERMSRGGRLIYAGAGTAGRLGVLDASECPPTFNTSPAQVVGLIAGGRNAMVTSIEGAEDSAELARTDLDALHLTPADTVVGVSASGRTPYAIGAVRHARAHGALTVGLSCNPASALAAAADHGIEVVVGPELVTGSTRLKAGTAQKLVLNMLSTITMIRLGKTYGNLMVDVRVSNDKLRARSRRIVALATGATDEEIEKALTESAGETKNAILIILGGVDGQTATRLLTQHEGRLRAALASALTTP comes from the coding sequence ATGCCCTCCCTCCCCCCCGACGTCTCCCCCGACCACCTCTCCGTGCGGGCCGAGTTGGAGTCGCTGACCACGGAAGCCTTCCGTCCGGAGCTCGCCGACATCGACCAGCTCCCCACGCTCGACATCGCCAAGCTGATGAACGGCGAGGACGCGGCGGTCCCGGCGGCGGTGGCGGCACAGCTCCCCCTCATCGCGGCGGCGATCGACGCGATCGCGGAGCGGATGTCGCGCGGCGGCCGGTTGATCTACGCGGGCGCCGGTACGGCGGGCAGGCTCGGCGTGCTGGACGCCTCCGAGTGCCCGCCCACCTTCAACACGAGCCCCGCGCAGGTCGTGGGCCTGATCGCGGGCGGCCGGAACGCCATGGTCACCTCGATCGAGGGTGCGGAGGACTCGGCGGAACTGGCCAGGACCGACCTCGACGCGCTCCACCTCACCCCCGCCGACACGGTGGTCGGCGTCTCGGCCTCGGGCCGCACGCCGTACGCGATCGGCGCGGTGCGGCACGCCCGCGCGCACGGCGCCCTGACGGTCGGCCTCTCCTGCAACCCGGCGAGCGCGCTCGCGGCGGCGGCCGACCACGGCATCGAGGTCGTCGTGGGCCCGGAGCTGGTGACGGGCTCGACCCGCCTCAAGGCGGGCACGGCCCAGAAGCTCGTCCTGAACATGCTCTCGACGATCACGATGATCCGCCTGGGCAAGACGTACGGGAACCTGATGGTCGACGTACGGGTCTCGAACGACAAGCTCCGCGCCCGCTCCCGCCGCATCGTGGCCCTCGCCACGGGCGCGACGGACGAGGAGATCGAGAAGGCGCTGACGGAGTCGGCCGGCGAGACGAAGAACGCGATCCTGATCATTCTCGGCGGCGTGGACGGCCAGACGGCGACCCGTCTGCTGACGCAGCACGAGGGCCGTCTGCGAGCGGCCCTGGCATCGGCTCTCACCACGCCGTAA